In Pseudoroseomonas cervicalis, the DNA window GGGCGGCAACATCATCTGGATCGACCCCGACCATGCGCTGGTGGCGGTGTTCCGCTGGCTGGACCCGGCGGCCCTGCCGGAGATGCTGGCGCGCGTCACCGCGTCGCTGCGGGGCTGAGGAATGGGCGGGAGGGGCATGGCCCCTCCCCCTTTCGCCCCCGGTTGACGGGGCCGCCGGCCGGGCGGAGTCTGGCGGCCTTACTCCGCTGCCGGACGCGCCCGATGAACGACCAGATCTCCCCCCGCTCCGTCCACGCCGCGACGCTGACGCTGGACACGCATGTCGACATTCCCTGGCCGGAGACGCCCGATCCGCGCGGGGTGACGCAGCGCTGCGTCGACTACCCCAAGATGGCGGCGGGCGGGCTGCGGGCGGTGATCTTCGCCGCCTACCTGCCGCAGGGCCCGCTGACGCCGGAGGGCCACGCGGCCGCCGCGGCGCGCTGCGAGGCGATGCTGCGCGCCATCCGCGCCACCGCCGCCGGCGAGGATCGCCGCATCGTCACCCGCGCGGCCGAGCTGGAGGCCTTGCGCGGCCGCGGCGGCACCGGCGTGCTGCTGGCCGTCGAGAATGGCTATGCGATGGGCGAGGATCTCTCCCGGCTCGCGCTGTGGCGTGGGCTGGGCGCCTGCTACGTCACGCTCACCCATAACGGCCACAACCTGCTGGCGGATTCCGCCATTCCGCGCCCCGATCTGGGCGATGGGCCGGTGCGGCATGGCGGGCTGTCGGCGCTGGGGCGGCAGGCGGTGGCGGAGATGAACGCGCTCGGCCTGCTGGTGGACATCTCGCATGTCGGCAAGGCGGCGATGCTGCAGGCCGTCGAGGTGTCGCGCGCGCCGGTGGTGGCGACGCATACCTGCGTGCGGGCGCTGCGCGACCATGCGCGCAACCTGGATGACGAGCAGATGGATGCGCTGCGCGCCAGTGGCGGGCTGATGCAGATCACCGCCGTGCCGGGTTTCCTGCGCGGGCCGGATGCGGATGGCAAGGTGCGGGCGACCGTGGCCGACATTGCCGACCATGTCGATTACGCGGTGAAGCGCATCGGCATCGGGCATGTCGGGCTGTCCTCGGATTTCGATGGCGGCGGCGGGGTGCAGGGCTGGATGAGCGCCGCCGACAGCGCCAACCTGACCGCCGAGCTGCTCAGCCGCGGCTATGATGCCGAGGCGGTGGATCTGCTGTGGTCCGGCAATTTCCTGCGGCTGATGCGCGCCGCCGAGGCCGTGTCCGCCGCCGGCTGACCGCCGGGCGCCAGCGGCGCCCGGCCCTGACAGAAGAAAGATGGGGGTCCGGGGGAATTCCTTCCCCCGGATTTTTTATTTCAGCCCAGTTCGAAGCTGCAGACCCCGTAGAGCGCCGTGAGGTCGAGCTTCGGGGCTGGTCCGGCATACATGCGCGCCGTCTCGAAGACCGGGGCCATGCCGGCTTCCTCGGCCAGTGCGACGGCCTCCCTGTTGGGCTCGGCGAGGTCGAGGAAGATCGGGCCTTCGGCGTTCGCGATCAGCGCGTTGAAGACCGCGCGGGCGGCGGCGGGGTCGCGGGCGGTGAGCGGGCCGAGCTTGGCGCCCTCGCGGCAGGGGCGCAGCACGCCGAAGGCGCGGCCGGGCAGCATCAGGGCGCGGTGGCCGGGGGCGTGCATCCAGCGATCGAGGAAGGCGCAGCGGTCCTCGGGGAAGACCAGGGCGTCGAGGGAGGCGGCCTCGGCGAGGGTTGCCTGTTGGACCGCGTCGGGCGCGGCGCCGGAGACGGGGCGCGGCGTGGCGGCGGCGTAGCGGATGTTGCGCCAGGCCAGGGCGAAGCCGGAGCGGGCGTAGTTCGCCTGCTGCGCCACCACCCCATCCAGCCCGATGGTCCGGCCCGAGAGGCGATGCATGGCCTCCCGCCAC includes these proteins:
- a CDS encoding GNAT family N-acetyltransferase, whose translation is MTLTIRPATREEMPLLLDWAAAEGWNPGLHDAATFHAADPEGFLLGLEDGAPIGCISAIRQGEGHGFIGFYIMRPDRRGRGHGIALWREAMHRLSGRTIGLDGVVAQQANYARSGFALAWRNIRYAAATPRPVSGAAPDAVQQATLAEAASLDALVFPEDRCAFLDRWMHAPGHRALMLPGRAFGVLRPCREGAKLGPLTARDPAAARAVFNALIANAEGPIFLDLAEPNREAVALAEEAGMAPVFETARMYAGPAPKLDLTALYGVCSFELG
- a CDS encoding dipeptidase, translated to MNDQISPRSVHAATLTLDTHVDIPWPETPDPRGVTQRCVDYPKMAAGGLRAVIFAAYLPQGPLTPEGHAAAAARCEAMLRAIRATAAGEDRRIVTRAAELEALRGRGGTGVLLAVENGYAMGEDLSRLALWRGLGACYVTLTHNGHNLLADSAIPRPDLGDGPVRHGGLSALGRQAVAEMNALGLLVDISHVGKAAMLQAVEVSRAPVVATHTCVRALRDHARNLDDEQMDALRASGGLMQITAVPGFLRGPDADGKVRATVADIADHVDYAVKRIGIGHVGLSSDFDGGGGVQGWMSAADSANLTAELLSRGYDAEAVDLLWSGNFLRLMRAAEAVSAAG